Proteins from a genomic interval of Sphingobacterium lactis:
- a CDS encoding glycoside hydrolase family 2 TIM barrel-domain containing protein, whose amino-acid sequence MKHKWYLTLLSIFLFHSLFGQGREEIPFNSNWKFTLSDDSRFSALDYNSEDWKTVELPHDWSIASDFGKEYPAGNAGGALPGGIGWYRKDFKLNEIDRMKHVFIRFGGAYRYTDVWINGVHLGKNNNGYLSFERELTKHLHYGDQINTIAVKVDNSLQPNSRWYTGSGIYRNVTLEKRNPSHLLREETFITTPKVSKEESVIRIQSSVNTPAEDGEIVLQDPNGEEVLRKKVTFNSGKLDVRFSIPEIKLWSVEDPQLYQLQINILGNGRNVKDMLTYRVGFRSFHFDTDNGFFLNDQFLKIKGVCLHHDLGLLGAAFNKSAAKRQLLIMKDMGVNAIRTAHNPPAEELLDLCDEIGLLVYNEAYDMWNKRKNKFDYHIDFAEHHLRDLETFVKRDRNHPSIILWSIGNEIREQFDSTGMGYTKGMASLVKQLDPTRPVTAALTENNYSKNFIAQANALDVLGFNYKIFDYDRLPKEFKGIPLIASETTSALQTRGVYDPLQDTIQLWPASSKDKFVVNGNSDFTVSAYDNVAAYWGTTHEKAWLEVKKRNYLGGIFVWTGFDYLGEPVPYPFPARSSYYGIVDLAGIPKDVYYMYQSEWTDAEVLHLLPHWNWEEGQHIDVWAYYNNADEVELFLNEKSLGKSAKTSNRLHAKWEVPFAPGTLKAVKYKDGRVVQEVIKRTAGAPRKLLVATEHERFAVGDTTDLYFIQVSLLDAQGNPVPNEELDLQFKSIKNIRILGTDNGFQADLKSLSLPNRQTHKGVLVAFAKKDNPDEEAIIHIESKLGTEKLILNADKKPN is encoded by the coding sequence ATGAAACATAAATGGTATTTAACCTTACTTTCTATATTCTTATTCCATAGTTTATTTGGTCAGGGACGGGAAGAGATTCCCTTTAATTCGAATTGGAAATTTACGCTTTCTGATGATTCCAGATTCAGCGCATTGGATTACAATAGCGAAGACTGGAAGACCGTAGAATTACCTCATGATTGGAGCATTGCTTCGGATTTCGGAAAAGAATATCCAGCAGGGAATGCAGGTGGTGCTTTGCCAGGTGGAATAGGGTGGTATCGCAAAGACTTTAAATTAAATGAAATCGATCGAATGAAACATGTTTTCATTCGTTTCGGGGGTGCCTATCGATACACCGATGTTTGGATAAACGGAGTTCATCTTGGAAAAAACAACAATGGATACCTCTCATTTGAGCGGGAATTAACAAAACATTTGCACTATGGAGATCAAATAAATACCATAGCAGTTAAAGTAGACAACAGTCTCCAGCCAAATTCAAGGTGGTATACCGGATCTGGGATTTACAGAAACGTGACGCTGGAAAAAAGAAATCCTTCACATTTATTAAGGGAAGAAACTTTCATTACTACCCCAAAAGTAAGTAAAGAAGAAAGTGTGATTCGGATTCAAAGTTCAGTAAATACTCCTGCCGAAGATGGTGAAATTGTGCTCCAAGATCCGAACGGTGAGGAGGTGTTACGCAAAAAAGTAACCTTTAATTCAGGGAAGTTGGATGTTCGATTTTCCATTCCTGAGATAAAACTTTGGAGTGTCGAGGATCCTCAGCTATATCAACTGCAGATTAATATCCTTGGAAATGGGAGAAACGTGAAAGATATGCTCACATATCGAGTAGGTTTTAGATCATTTCATTTTGATACGGATAATGGATTTTTCTTAAATGATCAATTTTTGAAAATCAAGGGGGTTTGTCTTCATCATGATTTAGGCCTATTGGGCGCAGCTTTTAACAAGTCAGCAGCAAAAAGGCAACTATTGATCATGAAGGATATGGGCGTCAATGCTATTCGTACTGCACATAATCCTCCAGCAGAAGAGTTGTTAGATCTCTGTGATGAAATTGGGCTTCTGGTTTATAATGAGGCATATGATATGTGGAACAAAAGGAAGAACAAGTTCGATTATCATATTGATTTTGCTGAACATCATTTAAGGGACTTGGAGACATTTGTTAAACGAGATCGTAATCATCCATCCATTATTTTATGGAGTATTGGAAACGAAATTCGAGAGCAATTTGATAGTACGGGAATGGGATATACCAAAGGTATGGCATCATTGGTGAAACAATTGGATCCAACACGACCGGTAACGGCTGCATTGACAGAAAACAATTACAGTAAAAATTTTATTGCCCAGGCAAATGCGCTTGACGTGTTAGGGTTTAATTATAAAATTTTCGATTATGACCGGTTGCCTAAAGAATTTAAGGGGATTCCTTTGATCGCATCGGAAACGACTTCAGCACTGCAGACTCGCGGAGTATATGATCCTTTGCAGGATACCATTCAATTGTGGCCAGCATCTTCCAAAGATAAATTTGTTGTAAATGGAAATAGCGACTTTACGGTATCGGCCTATGATAATGTTGCGGCATATTGGGGAACAACCCATGAAAAAGCATGGTTAGAAGTTAAAAAAAGAAATTATTTAGGCGGTATTTTCGTATGGACTGGTTTTGATTACCTAGGGGAGCCAGTTCCTTATCCTTTTCCTGCCAGAAGTTCCTACTACGGAATCGTTGATTTGGCAGGAATTCCAAAGGATGTTTACTATATGTACCAATCTGAATGGACTGATGCTGAAGTGTTACATCTCCTTCCACATTGGAATTGGGAGGAAGGACAGCACATCGATGTCTGGGCCTACTATAACAACGCTGATGAAGTAGAGTTGTTTCTCAATGAAAAAAGTCTAGGTAAATCCGCTAAAACTTCTAACAGATTACACGCTAAATGGGAAGTGCCATTTGCCCCAGGAACTTTAAAGGCCGTAAAATATAAAGATGGAAGAGTGGTGCAAGAAGTTATCAAGCGAACAGCTGGTGCTCCAAGAAAGCTATTAGTGGCAACTGAGCATGAACGCTTTGCTGTAGGGGACACCACGGATCTGTATTTTATTCAAGTTTCCCTATTGGATGCCCAAGGAAATCCTGTTCCGAACGAGGAGTTAGATCTCCAGTTCAAAAGTATAAAAAATATAAGAATTTTAGGTACGGACAACGGATTTCAAGCAGACCTCAAAAGCTTGAGTCTACCGAATCGGCAAACACATAAAGGAGTGTTAGTAGCATTTGCTAAAAAAGATAATCCAGATGAAGAGGCCATTATTCATATAGAATCCAAACTTGGAACAGAGAAATTAATTCTCAATGCAGATAAAAAACCTAATTAA
- a CDS encoding SusC/RagA family TonB-linked outer membrane protein — MLASPHGIKALDRVVHYQEQEVKGRVTDDQGQPLSGVTVALENSVIATSTDMEGNFTIRLSGQNGRLKFTSLGFQEKFVDVIAGQSYQVNLLADNENLDEVVVIGYGTTKKRDLTGSVTSLKQDDIVRSPASNALESIQGQVPGLEITRNSGSATSGISMNIRGKRSLAKAEGANSPLVIIDGMQGGNIADIHPQDIASFDVLKDASSTAIYGSQGANGVIIVTTKRGQNGKPRVNYNTYLGMNGWALYPEMRTGDAYINLRREAAKTAGQWSTPEDDQTLFNAGEWTALNNNQWVNWKDEVFQTGFVQNHQLSVSGGNANTQGMLSGGYYKELGSFKNDNLSKYNLRLNVDQTINDFIKVGTTSQITHYDGNTRADNVLWRASTNVPLGTVYDDAGKVVLWPLGREGKVSPLADELSEYTAQHQLVNTNLIANGFVELKPFTGFSFRSNFGANLSFNKNNNFDSANSIDRAGEFPDSKASIFNNDRKFLNWDNIVNYTVPLNEDHNLAFTGLTSWTKGRTTTSYLEGTGQLVEEQLWHNLSANDKDSYIIRSGFIQSQTFSYALRANYSFKGKYLLTVSNRWDGASRLSKDMKWAAFPSVAAAWRVSDESWFKTEKISDLKLRVSYGQTGNSGISEYGTQSGLLGYSNAAFQDQGFVYYAYNTLLGNENLGWERSAQWNIGMDMNLFSNRINLVVDLYDTKTTDILLPRTLPTSMGSGNNTPFQIYQNIGSTRNKGIEVVLNTKNLDKEFKWSSDFTFGANKEEITELIDGRDIIGATTRETESLLIGRPLQSFYTFKRLGIWQESEADEAARYFKDQAKTQSFKPGDIKLADLNGDNIIDDVNDVTYIGTTSPRWTLGFNNTFTYKNFDLNVYALARWGQMMEYDFTASFDPQGKGNSPAYLNYWTPENQSNDFPRPNLTNFYNYLGYQSYNYVDGSYIKLKTITLGYKLDKDLLQRAKLNGVRFYVSGNNLFSWAKSEFVQDYDAERGGSAKSPLLRQFVFGVNLDF, encoded by the coding sequence ATGTTGGCAAGTCCGCATGGAATTAAAGCATTGGACCGTGTAGTTCATTACCAGGAACAAGAAGTGAAAGGAAGGGTGACGGATGACCAAGGACAGCCCCTATCTGGAGTGACCGTAGCCTTGGAAAATTCGGTTATTGCTACTTCAACAGATATGGAGGGTAATTTCACTATTCGTTTATCTGGTCAGAACGGAAGATTAAAATTCACCTCTTTAGGATTTCAAGAAAAATTTGTCGATGTAATTGCAGGACAATCTTACCAGGTAAACTTGTTAGCTGATAATGAAAATTTGGATGAAGTGGTGGTTATCGGTTACGGGACGACAAAAAAGCGTGATCTAACTGGTTCTGTCACCTCATTGAAACAAGATGATATCGTTCGATCGCCAGCATCCAATGCATTGGAATCCATCCAAGGACAGGTACCAGGATTGGAAATTACGCGAAACTCAGGGAGTGCTACCTCTGGTATTTCCATGAATATTCGTGGAAAGCGTTCATTGGCCAAAGCAGAGGGTGCAAATTCACCATTGGTCATCATTGATGGAATGCAAGGCGGAAATATAGCTGATATTCATCCTCAGGATATCGCTTCCTTTGATGTGTTAAAAGATGCTTCTTCAACGGCCATATATGGTTCTCAGGGAGCAAATGGAGTTATCATAGTGACCACGAAACGTGGGCAGAATGGCAAACCACGAGTGAATTATAATACCTACCTGGGTATGAACGGTTGGGCGCTTTATCCGGAGATGCGTACGGGAGATGCCTATATAAATTTGCGCCGGGAAGCAGCGAAAACTGCCGGACAATGGAGTACCCCAGAGGATGACCAAACACTGTTTAATGCCGGTGAATGGACAGCTCTGAATAATAACCAATGGGTAAATTGGAAAGATGAGGTTTTTCAAACAGGTTTTGTACAAAATCACCAATTATCGGTTTCTGGTGGGAATGCCAATACCCAAGGTATGCTTTCCGGAGGTTATTACAAGGAATTAGGCTCTTTTAAAAACGACAACCTTAGTAAGTACAATTTGCGGTTAAATGTTGATCAAACAATCAATGATTTTATTAAAGTAGGAACCACTTCCCAGATTACGCATTATGACGGAAACACAAGAGCAGATAATGTTCTTTGGAGGGCTTCTACGAATGTCCCGCTAGGCACGGTGTATGATGACGCTGGAAAGGTGGTATTGTGGCCATTGGGTCGAGAGGGCAAGGTTAGCCCTTTGGCAGATGAACTTTCAGAATATACTGCACAGCATCAACTCGTAAACACAAACCTCATAGCAAATGGGTTTGTGGAATTGAAACCATTTACCGGATTTTCCTTCCGGTCAAATTTTGGTGCAAACTTATCCTTCAATAAAAACAACAATTTTGACAGCGCAAACTCTATCGATCGAGCAGGGGAGTTCCCTGATTCCAAAGCGAGTATTTTCAATAATGATCGGAAATTCTTAAACTGGGATAATATTGTCAATTATACGGTTCCTTTAAATGAAGATCATAACCTCGCATTCACAGGTTTAACCTCTTGGACAAAAGGAAGAACTACCACATCTTATTTAGAAGGAACTGGGCAACTTGTTGAAGAACAGTTGTGGCATAATTTAAGCGCGAACGATAAAGACTCGTATATTATTCGTTCGGGATTCATCCAAAGCCAAACCTTTTCCTATGCCCTTCGTGCAAACTATTCATTTAAAGGAAAATATTTATTAACTGTCTCAAACCGATGGGATGGTGCATCACGCCTTTCAAAAGATATGAAATGGGCGGCATTTCCTTCTGTGGCTGCTGCTTGGCGAGTAAGCGATGAATCGTGGTTTAAGACAGAGAAAATTAGTGATTTGAAATTGCGTGTCAGTTATGGACAAACTGGAAACTCCGGCATTAGTGAATATGGTACACAATCAGGACTTTTAGGCTATTCAAACGCAGCATTTCAAGATCAAGGATTTGTATACTATGCTTATAATACCCTATTAGGAAATGAAAACCTGGGGTGGGAGCGATCGGCCCAGTGGAATATAGGTATGGATATGAATTTATTTTCAAATCGCATAAATCTTGTTGTCGACCTTTATGACACCAAGACGACTGACATTCTGTTACCTAGGACATTACCAACTTCTATGGGGTCAGGTAATAACACGCCATTTCAAATTTATCAAAATATTGGAAGTACCCGGAATAAGGGAATTGAGGTTGTGTTAAATACCAAAAACCTAGATAAAGAATTTAAATGGAGTAGTGATTTCACCTTCGGAGCCAATAAAGAAGAAATTACGGAATTAATTGACGGTCGTGATATTATTGGTGCGACCACAAGGGAGACAGAAAGTTTATTGATCGGTCGCCCATTGCAATCTTTCTATACGTTCAAACGGTTGGGAATCTGGCAGGAAAGTGAAGCTGATGAGGCTGCGAGATATTTCAAGGATCAAGCAAAAACCCAAAGCTTTAAACCGGGGGATATAAAACTTGCCGACCTCAATGGTGATAACATTATTGATGACGTAAATGATGTAACATACATAGGAACGACCTCGCCCCGTTGGACTTTGGGGTTCAATAATACGTTCACCTATAAGAATTTTGATCTAAACGTTTATGCGCTTGCCCGTTGGGGACAGATGATGGAATATGATTTTACAGCCTCATTTGATCCACAGGGAAAAGGGAATTCGCCGGCGTACTTAAATTATTGGACACCAGAAAATCAAAGCAATGATTTCCCGAGACCTAACTTAACCAACTTCTACAACTATTTGGGTTATCAATCTTATAATTATGTAGATGGATCATATATCAAGCTAAAGACCATTACGCTTGGTTATAAATTGGATAAAGACCTTCTCCAGCGAGCTAAGCTCAATGGTGTCCGTTTTTATGTAAGTGGTAACAACCTGTTTTCATGGGCCAAAAGTGAATTTGTTCAGGATTATGATGCAGAAAGAGGTGGTTCGGCAAAAAGTCCATTATTGCGTCAGTTTGTGTTTGGTGTAAACTTAGATTTTTAA
- a CDS encoding RagB/SusD family nutrient uptake outer membrane protein, producing MKISKYIIGIGLFSALNACSLEEYNPGGTTSDVVFSIEAGMNALVNSAYVYFGSQFYGREDILMLTEGGTDLWINIANSGYGRQMTKYDGLNATVGQIRNTWNRLYEIVNYCNAGLERINEVPFANETEKKSRIGELSFLRAYAYWHIVEQFGNVDLRTTETKAVVMEAQRSPVSAFYDLMLADLDVAIQNLPIDPIPATDVGRVTLKAAYGLKARLALTRAGHETNAAEKDKYYKIASQAAKYVVDNQSQLKVSLYDSPVEVFAPANNKNNKEAMFIITHSTVNSLNPQPNNPNRLHIWFKAKYSAKAGMIRDLEYGADRNSNSGGWVLMPTRHLLELYNEQIDRRYQDWFREKYNLNVDSYTWKVDDLAAFEKPASLVNTTLKRGDLALWFTKQKVSGDKRNTPYALVDIDDTYTGDVVTSNARFNVHFPALKKYDDPDLPEAGSQAGSKDVIVMRLAEMYLIVAEAEAMQSGGNKALATEMVNVLRRRAAMPGKINEMLVDQGNLNIDFLLEERGRELCGEHIRWFDLKRTKKLYNYVQSYNKNITLMQPYHINRPIPQQFLDAISNADEFGQNEGY from the coding sequence ATGAAAATATCGAAATATATTATCGGAATCGGCTTATTCAGTGCGTTAAATGCATGTAGCCTTGAAGAATATAATCCAGGAGGCACGACATCAGATGTTGTGTTCTCTATAGAAGCCGGAATGAACGCCCTAGTAAATTCCGCCTATGTTTATTTTGGCTCCCAGTTTTATGGTCGTGAAGATATATTAATGTTGACCGAAGGGGGTACAGATCTTTGGATAAACATCGCAAATTCCGGATATGGTCGTCAAATGACGAAATATGATGGTTTAAATGCAACGGTTGGTCAAATACGAAATACATGGAATCGTTTGTATGAGATCGTAAATTATTGCAATGCAGGTCTTGAGCGCATCAACGAAGTGCCATTTGCCAATGAAACAGAGAAAAAATCGAGAATTGGAGAATTGTCCTTTTTGCGGGCTTACGCCTACTGGCATATCGTTGAACAATTCGGAAATGTCGATCTGCGCACTACAGAGACTAAAGCTGTAGTCATGGAGGCACAGCGGTCGCCTGTATCAGCGTTTTATGATTTAATGCTTGCAGATTTAGATGTAGCTATTCAGAATTTGCCAATTGATCCCATCCCGGCAACCGATGTAGGACGGGTAACCTTAAAGGCAGCTTATGGGCTGAAAGCAAGATTAGCATTAACTCGTGCGGGACACGAAACAAATGCAGCTGAAAAAGATAAATATTACAAGATAGCGTCGCAAGCAGCAAAATATGTTGTTGATAATCAAAGCCAGCTAAAAGTATCACTTTACGATTCACCCGTGGAGGTATTTGCACCAGCAAATAACAAAAATAATAAGGAGGCGATGTTTATAATCACACATTCGACGGTTAATTCCTTAAATCCTCAGCCAAATAATCCAAACCGATTACATATATGGTTTAAAGCCAAATATTCTGCGAAGGCGGGAATGATTCGAGACCTGGAATATGGTGCTGATAGGAATTCCAATTCCGGAGGATGGGTTTTAATGCCTACCCGACACTTGCTTGAACTCTATAATGAGCAAATCGATCGCAGATACCAAGATTGGTTCAGAGAAAAATATAATCTTAATGTGGATTCCTATACGTGGAAAGTCGACGACTTGGCAGCATTTGAAAAACCGGCAAGTCTGGTGAATACAACTTTGAAAAGAGGAGATTTGGCTTTATGGTTTACTAAACAGAAGGTTAGTGGAGATAAACGGAATACTCCATATGCATTGGTTGATATCGATGACACCTATACAGGCGATGTCGTGACTTCTAATGCACGTTTTAATGTACATTTTCCTGCACTGAAAAAGTACGACGATCCAGATTTGCCAGAAGCAGGGTCACAGGCAGGATCCAAAGATGTAATTGTTATGCGTCTTGCCGAGATGTATCTTATTGTTGCCGAAGCCGAAGCCATGCAGAGTGGGGGAAATAAAGCATTGGCAACAGAGATGGTAAATGTTTTACGTCGGCGTGCTGCGATGCCAGGGAAAATTAATGAGATGTTGGTAGATCAAGGAAATCTGAACATCGATTTTCTATTGGAGGAACGAGGACGTGAGCTTTGTGGCGAGCATATCCGTTGGTTTGATCTGAAACGAACCAAAAAGCTGTACAATTATGTGCAGTCCTACAATAAGAACATTACCTTAATGCAACCATATCATATAAACCGACCTATACCTCAGCAATTTTTGGATGCTATTAGCAATGCTGATGAATTTGGTCAAAATGAAGGGTATTAA
- a CDS encoding L-rhamnose mutarotase, whose translation MNTLIKGIVFILGLLICLQAVGTELYVGKTSSATKRDGSASAPYASLEDALRHVRELRRLNDPQIRKGAKIYVQDGVYHPEQPILIRPEDSGTSESPTEIIALGKSAIISGGVEIRTWQKLNKHPEISSHIAKHIYVAEAPRKSGRYFSFRQLWVNGKKGIRAESHDDQSLPRILNWNFENGTAIIPNVFPEFELKPGMEFFIHQWWAIAQLRVKDAKVSKDSIVLSFHEPEAKLQNEHPWPKPWLSKEHGNSAFRLVNSLQFLDQPGEWYLDEDNHKVYYYKRSDEQLTEGSVIVPYLETLVDIVGSPESPVQYVSFNGLQFKHSSWLRPHFQGHVALQAGMYFLDAYKLKVPGTADKKGLENQAWLGRPQSAVSVKNSAFTSFQNCRFEHLGASAIDFVIGNVNDTLTGNVFKDIAGNAIVLGKFSDPEFEAHLPYLPNDNRVVTTGTIIRNNLVTNVGNEDWGAVGIAAGFVKDVVITNNDLSDLPYTGISLGWGWTPTVNVMKNNTVSRNNIVRYGKYMYDVAGIYTLSAQPGTKIQENRIDSIYVSPYAHLPEHWFYLYTDEGSAYMQVTDNWFPSEKILQNANGPAVIWENNGPAVSKEKLKYTGLESTYSHLLSERHVVPASAKFNAYTPFTKPVFVQFRIKGQELSKAELSQFLKRQGADVNELYHWSEYAVLKTSDELGKKIVSAAVANYPTVEIKLFNDLFYAFDRSRCGDDQLSDSLDYVVLTCALKDDKEMQKTYYQMHATQFEEWPQVAKGFCQAGFQEVLLYRKDNQLMLFISFPKGKRFEDIDPLTVRNNPKVKEWNEIMSTFQVGIPGTDSHETWIFIEK comes from the coding sequence ATGAATACGTTAATTAAGGGGATCGTTTTTATACTGGGCCTGTTGATTTGCCTTCAAGCAGTTGGAACAGAGCTATATGTAGGTAAGACTTCATCTGCGACGAAAAGAGATGGTTCGGCATCCGCACCGTATGCTTCTTTGGAAGATGCATTGCGACATGTCCGTGAACTACGGAGATTAAACGATCCTCAAATTCGAAAAGGTGCGAAAATTTATGTTCAGGATGGTGTTTACCATCCTGAACAACCAATCTTGATCAGACCGGAGGATAGTGGGACATCAGAAAGTCCTACAGAAATAATTGCTTTAGGAAAATCCGCAATTATATCTGGCGGTGTGGAAATTCGGACCTGGCAAAAATTGAACAAGCACCCTGAAATCTCCTCCCACATAGCGAAGCATATTTATGTTGCAGAGGCTCCGCGCAAATCAGGAAGGTACTTTTCTTTTAGGCAATTATGGGTTAACGGTAAAAAAGGAATCCGTGCAGAGAGTCATGATGATCAATCCCTGCCGAGGATCCTCAATTGGAATTTTGAGAATGGTACGGCCATAATACCCAATGTATTTCCGGAGTTTGAACTCAAACCAGGGATGGAATTTTTCATTCACCAATGGTGGGCTATTGCTCAACTTCGCGTAAAGGATGCCAAAGTAAGTAAGGATAGTATCGTACTGTCTTTTCATGAACCAGAAGCAAAGCTTCAAAATGAACATCCTTGGCCAAAACCATGGTTGTCCAAAGAGCATGGTAATTCTGCATTCCGTTTAGTAAATAGTCTTCAATTTTTAGACCAACCCGGTGAATGGTATTTGGATGAAGATAACCACAAAGTTTATTATTATAAACGCAGTGATGAGCAGTTAACGGAAGGATCAGTAATCGTTCCTTATCTGGAAACGTTGGTGGATATAGTCGGCAGCCCAGAATCTCCAGTTCAGTATGTTTCCTTTAATGGCCTACAATTCAAACACAGTTCATGGCTGCGCCCCCATTTCCAAGGCCATGTAGCATTACAGGCAGGCATGTATTTTTTGGATGCTTATAAATTAAAAGTTCCGGGTACCGCTGATAAGAAGGGGTTGGAAAATCAAGCTTGGTTAGGTCGACCACAGTCGGCAGTTTCAGTGAAGAACTCTGCTTTTACATCATTTCAGAATTGCCGATTTGAACACTTGGGCGCTTCGGCTATCGATTTTGTAATCGGCAATGTCAATGACACACTAACAGGAAATGTCTTCAAGGATATTGCAGGAAATGCAATTGTATTGGGTAAGTTTTCAGATCCGGAATTTGAAGCTCATCTTCCTTATCTTCCGAATGACAATCGCGTAGTAACGACAGGGACAATCATTCGGAATAACCTAGTGACCAATGTGGGAAATGAAGATTGGGGAGCCGTAGGAATTGCAGCAGGCTTTGTTAAAGATGTTGTCATTACCAACAATGATCTTAGCGATCTGCCCTATACCGGAATCAGTTTAGGATGGGGATGGACCCCAACAGTAAATGTGATGAAGAATAATACTGTCAGTCGAAATAATATTGTTCGCTACGGGAAGTATATGTACGATGTAGCAGGAATCTATACATTGTCTGCCCAGCCAGGGACTAAAATTCAAGAAAATAGAATCGATAGTATCTATGTTTCTCCATATGCACATCTACCTGAACACTGGTTTTACCTTTATACGGATGAAGGTTCGGCATATATGCAGGTAACTGACAATTGGTTCCCTTCGGAGAAAATTCTTCAAAACGCAAATGGTCCTGCCGTAATTTGGGAAAATAACGGTCCTGCTGTTAGCAAGGAAAAATTAAAATATACAGGACTAGAATCGACATACAGCCATCTACTAAGTGAAAGACATGTAGTTCCAGCAAGCGCTAAATTTAACGCTTACACTCCCTTCACAAAGCCTGTTTTTGTCCAATTTCGGATTAAAGGCCAGGAACTGTCCAAAGCTGAATTAAGTCAATTTTTGAAAAGGCAAGGAGCAGATGTCAATGAACTTTATCATTGGAGCGAATATGCTGTTTTAAAAACCAGCGATGAATTGGGAAAGAAAATTGTTTCAGCGGCAGTGGCAAATTATCCTACTGTTGAAATTAAGCTTTTTAATGATCTATTCTATGCTTTTGATCGTAGTCGCTGCGGTGATGATCAACTTTCGGACTCTTTGGACTATGTTGTTTTAACATGTGCGCTAAAGGATGATAAGGAGATGCAAAAGACATATTATCAAATGCACGCTACCCAGTTTGAGGAGTGGCCTCAAGTAGCCAAAGGTTTCTGCCAGGCAGGCTTTCAAGAAGTGCTTTTATATAGAAAGGATAATCAATTGATGCTGTTTATATCCTTTCCGAAAGGAAAACGATTTGAAGATATAGACCCTTTGACAGTGCGGAACAATCCTAAGGTAAAGGAATGGAATGAAATAATGAGCACGTTCCAGGTAGGGATACCAGGAACAGATAGCCATGAAACATGGATTTTTATTGAAAAATAG
- a CDS encoding Gfo/Idh/MocA family protein → MKKLRLGILGLGEGRSTMSAALQSELLDLIQVCDLNEDLGRKRSKEFDFHAYTNNYQVMLDNKDIDAIAIYTPDHLHASHIKQALMHDKHVICTKPFIDNLADAMDLLQLAKDRNKRVFVGQSSRFFEPVRKQRQDFEAGLIGDLITIEGYYHADHRWFLEKPWSLESKFKWLYGGLSHPVDFIRWYLPNIQEVMGYGMLSSNGQKGGLKNYDTMHFIFKAEDGRVARVSGAYTGPIQPVTRDSEMSCILRGTNGASQADYMDLRYAITDNTGEERMITWEHKLKHYFRFEGKSHHAGEYQNYLEYFAQAILNNTEAFPDMKEGIGTIALLQAMDESLETGKPVSPKDLLARFGINPSDLA, encoded by the coding sequence GTGAAAAAATTAAGATTAGGGATTTTAGGTTTAGGTGAGGGCCGAAGTACAATGTCTGCCGCCCTACAAAGTGAGTTGTTGGATTTGATTCAGGTTTGTGATCTGAATGAAGACTTAGGAAGAAAAAGAAGCAAGGAATTTGATTTTCATGCCTACACAAATAATTATCAAGTCATGCTGGACAATAAGGATATTGATGCCATTGCTATTTATACTCCTGATCATTTACATGCCAGCCATATAAAGCAGGCATTAATGCATGATAAACATGTTATCTGTACAAAACCTTTTATCGATAATTTGGCCGATGCAATGGATTTACTGCAATTGGCAAAGGATAGAAATAAAAGGGTTTTCGTTGGCCAAAGTTCACGGTTCTTTGAGCCAGTTAGGAAACAACGGCAGGATTTTGAAGCTGGATTAATTGGTGATTTGATAACCATTGAGGGCTATTACCATGCCGATCACAGGTGGTTTTTAGAGAAGCCATGGTCCTTAGAATCAAAGTTTAAATGGTTATATGGTGGCCTAAGTCATCCTGTTGACTTTATTCGATGGTATTTGCCGAATATACAGGAGGTGATGGGCTATGGCATGCTCAGTAGTAATGGACAAAAAGGAGGTTTAAAAAATTATGATACCATGCATTTTATCTTTAAAGCGGAAGATGGTCGAGTCGCTAGGGTTAGTGGGGCCTATACCGGACCGATTCAACCGGTAACTCGCGATAGTGAAATGAGTTGTATTCTCCGAGGGACCAATGGGGCTAGCCAAGCGGACTACATGGATCTACGGTATGCAATTACAGATAATACAGGGGAAGAACGCATGATCACTTGGGAACACAAACTGAAACATTATTTCCGTTTTGAAGGCAAAAGTCATCATGCAGGGGAATATCAGAATTATCTAGAATATTTTGCTCAAGCAATTTTGAACAATACGGAGGCTTTCCCGGATATGAAAGAAGGAATCGGTACAATAGCGTTATTACAAGCAATGGATGAATCTTTGGAAACAGGAAAACCTGTTTCCCCTAAAGATCTTCTGGCCCGATTCGGAATAAACCCAAGTGATTTAGCATGA